In a genomic window of Pangasianodon hypophthalmus isolate fPanHyp1 chromosome 19, fPanHyp1.pri, whole genome shotgun sequence:
- the prrc2c gene encoding protein PRRC2C isoform X2, whose protein sequence is MSEKSGQSTKAKDGKTKYATLSLFNTYKGKSLETQKTAVAARHGLQSLGKVAVSRRMPPPANLPSLKAENKGNDPNVSIVPKDGSGWASKQDQAGDERQQETPPPQPKPPVPQVSDNPLGSRSWANNKQSGPVDGTPRVSSQFHQEFPSLQAAGEAEKSGELEEEPYGPGPSLRPQNVGSWREGGGRNLNAATGPNEMDSKAPEEAGQGRGTPSPTGDTDVAGKPSTGEGREKRDARDKLPAPAPQHKLNGGQQPPGGEPSQFHAQFRGMMPPYMFHAYPRMPYAPVQGNFRYPGQQDGSKGPRPSGRPSQPPPQSWLQDPDRPSIVSASELKELDNLDTDADEGWAGAQMEVDYTEKLNFSDDEDNHTAKEKGDNWEWVNKVERIRSRNTDVQEGWKEGGEERSESKNSWADSGEPRAPSPGSVTQYSKTGPSQDYQAGRSAGTGAARLSKPSTAYAAGEDDSEAWRQKRKKQSELSEAVERARRRREEEERRMEEQRLAACAEKLKRLNEKLRPAATPEAPKSPMPVQSNESEAEIVPSLPAETSPTQAAPAQQPLPSVPIPAHDGPEPSVEEEPQFVTRQPSPPAHRTVTESQEAEVDVAVVEEVQVERQPIRDYFSPEECRVEEPQMPRLDHSVSDDMPHPQLENEGEAGATVRPSLPSGYSKQFQKSLPPRFLRQQEQLKQQQWQQQQQQQQTGGGSVSPSGGSVPPQHRSLYQPLGPHHQHLASMGFDPRWLMMQSYMDPRMISGRPPMDMPPMHPGRMPPKQLVRREPTDNSSSGSDSFDHRPIREHGMTSEPRMVWGSDPYPQTEPLTAATPPKVQENCKEPRLDAGLDLERGLSSVYPQEHSTLEARGKSDFFRDSSEPLSTFSHVSEEVPGLLHTDRVPVISSFESEVAALSGGDEVEAIGQAVLKRTISQGSSHSLKLEEPRFEGVSIVQKTVDLPEAAERLEDSSRKEPFGQGHVINNRATPPTSTDGMHKADKLPLQAPGKQKGELRWGSRGGRREGAGGERPVRRSGPIKKPILRDMKEEREQRREKEERHERGERSKKEGAAFKIPSNTAAALLDGQKFSSEGTKEIMAGPEEGTASGVNKTREPQTTIATTATTTQEEKPSKPPPSDKRIEPKLPSRKESNLSRANRREERERERERERDRDVEREHDWPADANYKGRGRGEYYSRGRSYRGSYSGRGRGSRGRSRVERVEYPYREPRSRPDLLSASGTTGFRCREESETRSESSDFEVLPKRRRRRGSDTDSESEGRESASDTGPSDREPTAKPSRPLRRELPESRPAAKVASGLGPAHLPDKSGPREEDGRPKPGFLPKGEPTRRGRGGLYNRRGGGRERAANRSAPMRRAGVRESLPWPSKPMETFRPEEAEASRMDGTTSEQRLPKHEGKKLREAGQSTRERPRRPRPARPPRQDKPPRFRRLKEREAAIIAGEAATVAATQSPAPVSESVSAAVSKAPGMPVTLPEGPASSTTASITTATAPAEVPVTEAILPETGTTTVVAAGSKSPDLSNQNSSDQANEEWETASESSDFNERREREERKGALDAVVAVTASSSAALTQSSGGQSKSPAEAGLTPKREAVPVAKRSFSSQRPGDRQNRRGNTGTKTGRGYAGGKGERRGGSGAKSGRRSAATQSADAAQTGAGQKSSKEPAPGRRKEESKQPVKKPKEKENALSQFDLNNYASVVIIDDHPEVTTLEDPQSNTNDDGFTEVVSRKQQKRLQDEERRKKEEQTVQNWGKKSSGEKGRGGGGSKLPPRFARKQQQQQASAASQQQAASSAHQTQTSSQPAHQSQPQPSISVSQHSLSAQTQTTTSSQPLEGAVAPLPPASVDFSTKTQAHSTLGTELWENKVAGSTVLTDVKKLGPISPPQPPSVSAWNKPLTSFAGTVTSEGVKAGTDSGVELGMERIQFGAPSSAGSTDSDGAPAMLEKTSDNKLPEPKEQRQKQPRAGPIKPQKLPDIAAPEQKEYKPGPIGKERSLKNRKAKDGRQTEGDGLEKGGPGGSRDRDSSSPAQDKVPELGGDIEGMITVPSAEYSSSSKESVTDYTTPSSSLADTVPTGGSKMEESLVANVALPPSLPLPRRETLQQTSSLSTVSPATVDLTLKMESARKAWENSPSLGEKSSPVTSSASPITSGGGAGSASFSSFSSASMPQIPVASVTPSTSLSGSSTYTTSSLSTKTTSASDPPNICKVKPQQLQSSGLSNSNFSQLSCVPPLLPQQQQQQAPQVFVSQSAAGSTAQIPAFYMDTSHLFSTPHPRLPPPSIAQQQGFQPGLSQPTGVQPIPIPIYAPLQGQPQHQAQLGLSTGPPVSQPQDLFSSSIQPYRSQQAFMQNSLSQPSPMMLSGTTLHSYPGVQPPELAKPQSSLAFQQTSNTQHIPILFEPQLNQPSGIGGSQLIDTHILQRQGMSQHSNLYSGQVQQHTQNSYYSSTQSPSSALQQVTVPMPGSQLSLPSFGSGGGQPLLALPQSLPPTPPQAQPPNLNRQPPSSQPYRGLIGQNTHNMMQPSNKMCDMDLKLFGTGMDVKPGTPPVSARSTTPTSSPYRASSTSPSSQSSKMNSMLYPKQFQSGSQGIRIPQHFPGQFNPQMLSQPNMVSPLVRPPHANSFPGGVQRTPMGPPMSPNLSGGLMPHPRPQHPPRGPSGPPLGPRSTQAALRAEQDLKAKQRAEVLQSTHKFFSEQQQQQQQQMKTSAAKSARIDGAGKPIDSVAPSHQGAPPERTEPDKPTPLATTKPIRTGPIKPQAIKPEESK, encoded by the exons ATGTCAGAGAAGTCAGGGCAGAGCACCAAGGCAAAGGATGGCAAGACCAAGTATGCAACCCTTAGCCTCTTCAACACTTACAAGGGCAAGTCTCTGGAGACCCAGAAAACTGCAG TTGCTGCCAGACATGGGCTCCAGAGTTTGGGCAAAGTCGCGGTCAGCCGGCGTATGCCCCCTCCAGCCAACCTGCCCAGCCTGAAGGCTGAGAACAAAGGCAATGACCCCAACGTCAGCATCGTTCCCAAGGACGGCAGTGGCTGGGCCTCGAAACAGGACCAGGCTGGAGACGAACG GCAGCAGGAGACCCCTCCTCCACAACCAAAGCCTCCTGTCCCTCAGGTGTCTGACAATCCTCTGGGCAGCCGCTCCTGGGCCAACAACAAGCAGTCCGGACCAGTTGATG GAACTCCAAGAGTAAGCAGCCAGTTCCATCAGGAGTTCCCCAGCCTGCAAGCAGCGGGTGAGGCAGAGAAATCAGGCGAGCTAGAGGAAGAGCCTTATGGACCGGGCCCCAGCCTCAGACCTCAAA ATGTGGGCAGCTGGCGGGAAGGTGGAGGTAGAAACCTGAACGCGGCTACCGGCCCTAATGAGATGGACAGCAAGGCTCCTGAGGAGGCAGGGCAGGGTCGTGGCACTCCTTCCCCAACGGGGGACACGGATGTGGCGGGGAAACCCTCCACTGGGGAAGGCAGGGAGAAGAGAGATGCTAGAGACAAGCTTCCTGCTCCAGCCCCACAGCACAAACTCAATGGTGGACAGCAGCCACCTGGAGGAGAACCCTCTCAGTTCCATGCTCAGTTTAGAGGCATGATGCCACCTTAC ATGTTCCATGCCTACCCTCGTATGCCTTATGCACCTGTACAAGGAAACTTCAGATACCCTGGGCAGCAGGATGGATCAAA GGGTCCAAGGCCTAGTGGAAGGCCTTCACAGCCTCCTCCACAGTCCTGGCTGCAAGATCCAGACCGGCCCTCAATTGTTAGTGCTTCTGAGCTGAAGGAGCTTGACAATCTAGACACGGATGCTGATGAGGGTTGGGCTG GTGCCCAGATGGAAGTTGACTACACAGAGAAACTGAACTTCAGTGACGATGAGGATAATCATACAGCCAAGGAGAAAGGAGACAACTG GGAGTGGGTAAATAAGGTGGAGCGCATACGATCGCGCAACACTGATGTCCAGGAGGGTTGGAaagaaggaggagaggaaagaagTGAGAGCAAGAACTCATGGGCAGACAGTGGGGAGCCTAGAGCTCCCTCACCAGGCAGTGTAACTCAATACAGCAAAACAGGACCATCCCAAGACTACCAG GCTGGACGATCTGCAGGTACTGGCGCGGCTCGTCTATCAAAACCTTCCACCGCCTATGCTGCTGGTGAGGATGACTCAGAGGCCTGGAGACAGAAACGTAAGAAGCAGTCTGAACTTTCCGAGGCTGTGGAGCGCGCTCGGAGGCGGCGTGAGGAAGAGGAAAGGCGCATGGAGGAGCAGAGGCTGGCCGCCTGTGCTGAGAAACTCAAACGCCTCAATGAAAAACTACGGCCTGCTGCTACTCCGGAGGCTCCAAAGTCACCTATGCCTGTCCAGAGCAATGAATCAGAGGCTGAAATAGTGCCTAGCTTGCCTGCTGAAACCTCACCCACTCAGGCTGCTCCTGCACAGCAACCCCTCCCATCTGTGCCCATACCTGCCCATGATGGGCCAGAGCCAAGTGTGGAGGAGGAGCCACAGTTTGTTACCAGGCAACCCAGCCCTCCTGCCCACAGGACTGTTACTGAATCACAGGAAGCTGAGGTGGATGTTGCAGTAGTTGAGGAGGTACAGGTGGAAAGACAACCAATTAGAGACTACTTTAGCCCAGAAGAGTGCAGAG TAGAGGAGCCACAGATGCCTCGGCTTGATCACTCTGTCAGTGACGATATGCCCCATCCACAGCTGGAGAATGAGGGTGAGGCGGGGGCCACAGTTCGCCCTTCACTTCCCTCTGGTTACTCCAAACAGTTCCAAAAATCTCTGCCACCCCGCTTCCTAAGACAGCAG GAGCAGCTGAAGCAACAGCAGtggcagcaacagcagcaacaacaacagaccGGTGGAGGCTCAGTTTCTCCCTCAGGGGGATCAGTTCCCCCCCAGCATCGCTCTCTCTATCAGCCATTGGGTCCGCATCACCAACACCTGGCCTCCATGGGTTTTGACCCACGCTGGCTGATGATGCAGTCATATATGGACCCACGTATGATATCTGGACGCCCACCTATGGATATGCCTCCCATGCATCCAG GGAGAATGCCTCCAAAGCAGTTGGTCCGCAGAGAGCCCACTGATAATAGTAGTTCTGGTTCAGATTCCTTTGATCACCGACCAATAAGAGAACATGGAATGACCAGTGAGCCTCGAATGGTGTGGGGTTCTGACCCTTACCCTCAGACTGAACCTTTAACTGCTGCAACACCCCCTAAAGTCCAGGAGAACTGCAAGGAGCCAAG GCTGGACGCTGGTCTGGACCTGGAAAGAGGGCTATCATCTGTGTATCCTCAGGAGCACAGCACGCTGGAAGCAAGGGGAAAGAGTGACTTTTTCAGAGACTCCTCTGAGCCTCTCTCCACCTTTAGCCATGTTTCAGAAGAGGTGCCAGGTCTCCTGCATACAGACAGGGTCCCTGTCATCTCTTCCTTTGAATCTGAGGTAGCCGCTCTCTCTGGTGGAGATGAGGTCGAGGCCATTGGGCAGGCTGTGCTGAAGAGGACCATCTCTCAAGGGTCAAGTCACTCTCTCAAATTGGAAGAGCCCAGGTTTGAAGGAGTTTCTATAGTGCAGAAGACGGTGGATCTCCCTGAAGCTGCAGAACGACTAGAGGACAGTTCCAGAAAGGAGCCGTTTGGCCAGGGGCATGTGATTAACAACCGTGCCACTCCACCTACTTCTACTGACGGTATGCACAAAGCAGACAAGCTGCCTCTGCAAGCACCTGGTAAGCAGAAGGGTGAGCTGCGCTGGGGGTCTCGCGGAGGGAGAAGAGAAGGAGCTGGAGGGGAGAGGCCAGTTAGGAGGTCAGGGCCAATAAAGAAGCCCATCCTGCGGGACATGAAGGAGGAGCGGGAGCAGAGGCGAGAGAAAGAGGAGCGTCATGAGCGAGGGGAGCGATCTAAAAAAGAAGGCGCGGCTTTCAAAATCCCCTCAAACACTGCGGCCGCCCTGTTGGATGGCCAGAAGTTTTCCAGTGAGGGGACAAAAGAGATCATGGCTGGACCAGAGGAAGGAACAGCATCTGGTGTCAACAAAACACGAGAGCCTCAGACAACCATAGCTACAACAGCCACCACTACCCAGGAGGAAAAGCCAAGCAAACCTCCACCCAGTGATAAACGCATTGAACCCAAACTACCTTCTCGAAAAGAATCCAACCTGTCAAGGGCCAACCGCAGAGAAGAgcgggagagggaaagagagcgGGAGAGGGACAGGGATGTGGAGAGGGAGCATGACTGGCCTGCTGATGCAAACTACAAAGGGCGGGGTCGAGGCGAGTACTACTCACGTGGGCGTAGTTATCGAGGCAGCTACAGCGGAAGAGGACGAGGTAGCCGTGGACGCAGTCGCGTGGAGCGCGTGGAGTACCCATACAGAGAGCCGCGCTCCCGTCCCGATCTGCTGAGCGCCTCTGGGACTACAGGTTTTCGCTGCCGTGAGGAGAGCGAGACTCGCAGTGAAAGTTCGGATTTTGAAGTGCTTCCCAAACGCAGGCGCAGGAGAGGGTCAGACACAGACTCTGAGAGTGAAGGCCGAGAGTCTGCCAGCGACACTGGACCTTCTGACCGTGAGCCCACTGCTAAGCCTAGTAGACCCCTACGCCGTGAACTGCCTGAATCTCGTCCCGCCGCAAAAGTTGCCTCTGGGCTCGGACCCGCACATCTACCAGATAAATCTGGCCCTCGTGAAGAGGACGGTCGGCCTAAACCGGGATTTCTTCCTAAGGGAGAACCAACACGACGCGGTAGAGGAGGTCTATACAACCGGAGAGGTGGAGGGAGAGAGCGGGCTGCCAACAGGTCTGCTCCCATGCGTCGGGCTGGGGTGAGAGAGAGCCTGCCTTGGCCCTCCAAACCCATGGAGACGTTTAGGCCAGAAGAAGCTGAGGCATCTCGCATGGATGGCACAACCTCTGAGCAGCGCTTGCCTAAACATGAAGGCAAGAAGTTAAGAGAAGCTGGCCAAAGCACTAGAGAGAGACCTCGGAGGCCAAGGCCCGCGAGACCCCCCAGGCAGGACAAACCACCGCGCTTTAGAAGACTTAAAGAACGTGAAGCAGCCATCATAGCGGGTGAAGCAGCAACTGTTGCAGCAACACAATCGCCTGCCCCAGTGTCTGAATCTGTGTCTGCAGCAGTGTCCAAAGCTCCAGGAATGCCCGTCACCCTCCCTGAAGGTCCTGCTTCTTCAACCACAGCGTCTATTACCACTGCCACCGCTCCTGCTGAGGTTCCTGTAACAGAGGCAATACTTCCTGAGACAGGAACTACCACAGTGGTTGCTGCTGGCAGCAAATCACCGGACTTGTCTAATCAGAACTCTTCAGATCAGGCCAACGAGGAGTGGGAGACTGCTTCTGAAAGTAGTGACTTTAATGAGAGGAGGGAACGAGAAGAGCGAAAGGGTGCGCTTGATGCAGTGGTCGCTGTTACAGCATCCTCTTCAGCTGCACTTACCCAATCCTCAGGAGGCCAGAGCAAGTCTCCTGCTGAGGCAGGACTAACTCCGAAACGTGAGGCGGTTCCTGTAGCCAAGAGAAGCTTCTCCAGTCAAAGGCCCGGAGACAGACAAAACCGCAGGGGTAACACTGGCACAAAGACTGGCAGAGGGTACGCGGGGGGCAAGGGCGAGCGCAGAGGAGGCTCAGGAGCCAAATCTGGACGTAGGAG TGCTGCAACTCAGAGTGCAGATGCTGCCCAGACTGGAGCAGGTCAGAAGTCCAGTAAAGAGCCAGCACCTGGCCGGCGTAAGGAGGAGTCCAAGCAACCCGTGAAGAAACCTAAGGAGAAGGAGAACGCACTATCCCAGTTTGATCTTAATAACTATGCCA GTGTGGTAATCATTGATGATCATCCAGAGGTGACGACCTTGGAGGACCCACAGTCCAACACTAATGATGATGGCTTCACAGAGGTTGTGTCTCGAAAGCAGCAGAAACGTCTGCAGGATGAGGAAAGGAGAAAGAAGGAGGAGCAGACTGTTCAG AACTGGGGTAAAAAGAGCTCAGGGGAAAAGGGCAGGGGGGGAGGTGGATCCAAGCTGCCTCCACGGTTTGCCAgaaaacagcaacagcagcaggcATCAGCAGCATCCCAGCAGCAGGCTGCATCCTCAGCCCATCAGACTCAGACCTCCTCTCAGCCGGCTCATCAGTCCCAGCCGCAACCATCAATCTCTGTCTCCCAGCACAGCCTTTCTGCCCAGACCCAGACTACCACCTCCTCCCAGCCTCTAGAGGGTGCTGTGGCCCCTCTGCCACCTGCGTCTGTGGACTTCTCCACTAAAACCCAGGCACACAGCACTCTAGGTACTGAGCTGTGGGAGAATAAAGTGGCTGGCTCCACTGTCCTCACTGATGTCAAGAAAC TTGGGCCCATCAGCCCCCCTCAGCCACCCTCAGTCAGTGCCTGGAATAAACCTCTTACCTCTTTTGCTGGGACCGTGACCTCTGAA GGTGTGAAGGCAGGAACGGACAGTGGTGTTGAACTTGGCATGGAACGTATCCAGTTTGGCGCTCCCTCTTCAGCAGGTAGCACAGACAGTGATGGAGCACCAGCTATGCTGGAAAAAACATCAGATAATAAACTACCTGAACCCAAAGAACAGAGGCAGAAACAACCCCGTGCTGGACCCATCAAACCACAAAAG ctgCCGGACATTGCTGCTCCGGAGCAGAAGGAGTACAAGCCTGGCCCAATCGGTAAGGAACGCTCACTAAAGAACCGCAAGGCCAAAGATGGCCGCCAGACAGAAGGAGATGGATTGGAGAAGGGTGGTCCTGGTGGCAGCAGGGACAGAGACTCCAGCTCTCCTGCTCAAGACAAGGTTCCTGAACTAGGAGGAGATATCGAAGGCATGATCACAGTCCCCTCAGCTGAATATTCAAGCAGTTCCAAG GAATCTGTGACCGACTACACTACCCCGTCGTCCTCGCTGGCTGACACTGTGCCTACCGGAGGAAGCAAGATGGAGGAGAGCCTAGTTGCTAAT GTGGCACTGCCTCCCTCACTTCCTCTGCCCCGTAGAGAAACCCTACAGCAGACCTCTAGCCTGAGCACAGTTTCTCCTGCTACAGTGGACCTCACACTGAAG ATGGAGTCAGCTCGTAAGGCTTGGGAGAACTCCCCCAGTCTGGGAGAGAAGAGCTCTCCTGTCACCTCCTCTGCTTCCCCCATTACCAGCGGAGGAGGCGCAGGTAGTGCCTCTTTCAGCTCCTTCTCCAGTGCCTCCATGCCTCAGATACCTGTTGCTTCAGTGACACCTAGCACATCATTGTCAG GTTCATCCACTTACACCACATCGTCTTTGAGCACCAAGACCACATCTGCATCCGACCCTCCCAACATCTGTAAGGTGAAACCACAGCAGCTGCAGAGTTCAGGATTGTCCAACAGCAACTTCTCCCAGCTTAGCTGTGTACCTCCTCTGTTaccacagcaacagcagcagcaggcccCACAGGTCTTTGTCTCCCAGTCTGCAGCAG gTTCTACTGCACAAATTCCAGCCTTCTATATGGACACCAGCCATCTGTTTAGCACACCTCATCCTCGCCTGCCTCCTCCCTCCATAGCCCAGCAGCAAGGCTTTCAGCCTGGACTCTCACAG CCTACAGGAGTGCAGCCGATTCCTATCCCAATCTACGCCCCTCTCCAGGGTCAGCCACAGCACCAGGCTCAGCTCGGCCTCAGCACTGGCCCTCCTGTCTCTCAGCCACAAGATCTCTTCAGCTCCTCCATACAGCCCTACAG GTCTCAACAGGCATTTATGCAGAACAGCTTGTCCCAACCATCTCCCATGATGCTATCAGGGACAACGCTGCACAGCTACCCTGGAGTGCAGCCCCCTGAGCTGGCTAAGCCCCAGTCCAGCCTGGCCTTCCAGCAAACCtccaacacacagcacatccCCATCCTGTTtgaaccacagctgaaccagCCCTCTGGAATAGGTGGCTCCCAGCTTATAGATACACACATACTGCAG CGCCAGGGAATGAGTCAACATTCAAATCTGTACTCTGGGCAAGTGCAACAACATACACAGAACAGTTACTACAGCTCGACACAGAGCCCCAGCTCTGCACTACAACAG GTGACGGTCCCCATGCCTGGCTCTCAGCTGTCATTGCCTAGCTTTGGCTCCGGTGGGGGTCAGCCTCTGCTGGCCCTGCCCCAGTCTCTACCCCCTACCCCACCTCAGGCTCAGCCACCCAACCTGAACCGCCAGCCTCCAAGCAGCCAGCCATACCGTGGCCTCATTggccagaacacacacaacatgatgCAGCCTTCCAACAAG ATGTGTGATATGGACTTAAAGCTGTTTGGCACTGGGATGGATGTGAAACCTGGAACTCCCCCAGTCAGTGCAAGAAGCACGACCCCTACCTCAAGTCCTTATAG GGCGAGCTCCACAAGCCCCAGTAGTCAGTCCAGTAAGATGAACAGCATGTTGTATCCCAAACAGTTTCAGTCTGGATCACAAGGAATTCGAATCCCACAGCACTTTCCTGGACAGTTCAACCCACAG ATGTTGTCTCAGCCCAACATGGTGTCTCCCCTGGTTCGTCCCCCTCATGCTAACTCTTTTCCTGGAGGGGTGCAACGAACCCCCATGGGTCCTCCTATGTCCCCCAACCTTAGCGGGGGCCTGATGCCACACCCCAGACCCCAGCACCCTCCCCGAGGCCCCTCTGGGCCGCCCTTAGGACCCCGTAGTACCCAGGCAGCTCTTAGGGCTGAGCAGGACCTTAAG GCTAAACAAAGAGCAGAGGTACTACAGTCTACTCATAAGTTCTTCtctgagcagcagcagcagcagcagcagcagatgaAGACTTCAGCTGCTAAGTCTGCTCGTATAGATGGAGCAGGCAAGCCCATTGACAGTGTTGCTCCAAGCCACCAGGGGGCTCCACCAGAGCGCACTGAGCCTGACAAACCCACACCCCTTGCTACGACCAAGCCGATCCGCACCGGTCCCATCAAACCCCAGGCCATCAAACCAGAGGAGAGCAAGTAA